The Opitutus sp. ER46 DNA window TCCCGAAGTCGAGGCGCTGCTGCATCAGGGCGAATCAGCGTTCGGACGGCGGGACCTGGCCAAGGCGCTCGACTGCTATCAGCGGGCATTTGCACGCGAGCCGACCAACTACGTGGCCGCTCTCTGGACAGGGGATGTCTACTTCAATCGCGGTGAGTACGAACCTGCGTGTTCGTGGTTTCGCAAGGCTGCCGCGATTGCGCCAGATCGCGAAACGGCGCACCGCTATCTCGGCGACGCGCTCTTCCGGCTCGGACGTGGCGAGGATGCGTATCAGGAATGGATCACGGCCGTGGTCTGCGACCCCTATTTGAAGCAAACACGACAGCACTTCACCGCCGAGCTGCGCAGGTCCGCCGAGTCGCGCGGCTACACCATTCCCCGGTTCCCCGCCATGGAGAGCACGCTTGCGGGCGCGGAGATCAAACTGGCCGCCCCCGACGACGATCTCGTACTCACGGGCTATAATCTCGCGGCGATCACCTGGCGCGCTACCGAGTTTGATCAGCAGTTCCCCGGCGAAAAGGGGCCGCGCCGTACACTTTCCGAGGAAATCTCTGCAATCCAGACGATCCTCGAGGTCGCGGAATCCGCGGCCAAGGACGCCGATGCCGCCGCGGCCATCAAGAAGTGGGAGCCGGTGCTCTCTGGCCTCCAGCGGCTGAAATGCGAAGGACTCCTCGAAGCGTATGTGCTGCTCGAGCGAGCCGATCGCGACCTCGTCAACGATTACCCTGGCTACGCGGCGCAACACCGGGACGCCATAGAGCGGTATGTTCGCCAATACTGGTGCGGATTGTCCGCCGCGCCGGCTGCCTCCCAGGTAACGCAGTAACGGCGGCGTCACGCACCCGGCTTGGCCGCCTTTCGCGCCCGGCGTCGCACCTCGCGCTAATCAGGTCGCCTTGGAATCTGACGCTGGCCTGCGCCACGCGCGCACCGCCGGCCATGCAAAGAGCATCGCGAGGCCCCAGAGCAGCCACCACCAAGGCGCGATTTCCGCCCATTGCGCCTGCAGCGAGTTCATGCGCAGCATGCCCTGCATCCCCGCCGTGAACGGCACCAAGCGCGCCAACCACGTCAATGCCGCCGGCATCGACTCCACCGGCCAGCTCATGCCGGCGAGAAACAGGAAAGGAATTGAGGTGATGAGAAAGAGATGGATCGACGTCTCGCGCCGCGCGCAACAGCCGCTCAGCGCAAACGCAAACAACACGCACGCGAGAACGTACGGGCAC harbors:
- a CDS encoding tetratricopeptide repeat protein, whose protein sequence is MADVKVCPLIWVAWVLVGAGRRRHERSVRLLSLLLVGGLLAGCATGPERTVAPALAASVNGAPLDTADRLVAENRYAEAVPYFEEYLRLNPGQGDVVARLASALYMQGLADSAPARTRSLNRRARELAEQAEKLGTTNPMSALLLANIRPDGGVVPMQKGVLSALPEVEALLHQGESAFGRRDLAKALDCYQRAFAREPTNYVAALWTGDVYFNRGEYEPACSWFRKAAAIAPDRETAHRYLGDALFRLGRGEDAYQEWITAVVCDPYLKQTRQHFTAELRRSAESRGYTIPRFPAMESTLAGAEIKLAAPDDDLVLTGYNLAAITWRATEFDQQFPGEKGPRRTLSEEISAIQTILEVAESAAKDADAAAAIKKWEPVLSGLQRLKCEGLLEAYVLLERADRDLVNDYPGYAAQHRDAIERYVRQYWCGLSAAPAASQVTQ